One segment of Mycobacterium spongiae DNA contains the following:
- a CDS encoding PaaI family thioesterase, protein MPPLSTAPFDSELGLQFTELTPDKARAQLEVTPNLLQPMGLVHGGVYCSMIESLASVAAFTWLCARGNGGHVVGVNNNTDFLRSISSGMVYGTAEPLHRGRRQQLWLVTITDEGDRVVARGQVRLQNLESQNSSG, encoded by the coding sequence ATGCCGCCGCTTTCTACCGCGCCGTTCGACAGCGAGTTGGGTCTGCAATTCACCGAGTTGACCCCGGACAAGGCCCGAGCACAACTTGAGGTCACGCCCAACCTGCTACAGCCTATGGGCCTCGTGCATGGAGGTGTCTATTGCTCGATGATCGAGAGTTTGGCGAGCGTGGCAGCGTTTACCTGGCTGTGTGCGCGCGGCAACGGCGGCCATGTTGTGGGCGTCAACAACAACACCGATTTCCTGCGTTCCATCAGCTCGGGGATGGTGTACGGCACTGCCGAACCGCTGCACCGTGGTCGACGCCAGCAGCTGTGGTTGGTCACGATCACCGATGAGGGAGACCGAGTGGTCGCGCGGGGTCAGGTGCGGCTGCAGAACCTGGAAAGCCAAAACAGCAGCGGCTAA
- a CDS encoding urease subunit beta, with amino-acid sequence MIPGEIRYGSGDIEINEGAERLEMQIVNTGDRPVQVGSHVHLVQANAALSFDRDVARGYRLDIPAATAVRFEPGVPRTVALVPLRGRREVPGLTLNPPGQLDV; translated from the coding sequence ATGATTCCCGGCGAAATCCGCTACGGCAGCGGCGATATCGAGATCAACGAGGGTGCGGAGCGGCTGGAGATGCAGATCGTCAACACCGGCGATCGTCCCGTGCAGGTCGGCAGTCATGTCCACCTTGTCCAGGCCAACGCGGCGCTGTCGTTCGATCGCGACGTGGCCCGGGGTTACCGCCTGGATATCCCGGCGGCCACCGCTGTTCGCTTCGAACCGGGAGTGCCTCGGACCGTCGCCTTGGTCCCGTTGCGGGGACGGCGCGAGGTACCCGGCCTGACCCTCAATCCGCCTGGGCAGCTGGACGTCTGA
- a CDS encoding urease accessory protein UreF, whose product MSSLAVLLTLADSRLPTGSYVHSGGMEEAVSTGLVTNLATVEAFLRRRIRTHGLVTASIGVAVHRGELTVEDADQETDARTPAPAARHASRRQGRGLTRLARLVWPGAGWDQLGARPHLAVAAGRIGAISGIDPEHSALHLVYTTMTASATAAQRLLALDPADIAVLTFRLAGLCEDIAAEAAAGLADLSDPLLDTLAQWHAERERPLFAS is encoded by the coding sequence ATGTCGTCCCTCGCGGTGCTTCTCACGCTGGCCGACTCGCGGCTGCCCACCGGTTCCTACGTGCACTCCGGTGGTATGGAGGAAGCCGTCAGCACCGGCTTGGTCACGAACCTCGCCACGGTCGAGGCATTCCTGCGGCGGCGAATCCGCACCCACGGTCTGGTCACGGCCTCGATCGGGGTTGCAGTGCACCGGGGTGAGCTGACCGTCGAGGACGCCGACCAGGAAACCGACGCGCGAACACCGGCTCCGGCAGCGAGACACGCCTCGCGTCGTCAGGGCCGGGGGCTGACCCGGCTGGCACGGCTGGTCTGGCCAGGCGCCGGCTGGGACCAACTAGGGGCGCGGCCGCATCTGGCGGTGGCCGCTGGACGCATCGGGGCGATCAGCGGAATCGACCCCGAGCACAGCGCGTTGCACCTCGTCTACACCACGATGACCGCCTCGGCTACCGCCGCACAGCGGCTGTTGGCGCTGGATCCCGCTGACATCGCTGTACTGACTTTCCGGCTAGCCGGGCTCTGCGAAGACATCGCGGCCGAAGCGGCCGCCGGACTGGCAGACTTGTCCGACCCGTTGCTCGACACGCTGGCACAATGGCACGCCGAGCGCGAACGTCCCCTATTCGCCTCCTGA
- a CDS encoding urease subunit gamma, translated as MRLTPHEQERLLLSYAADLARRRRARGLRLNHPEAVALITDHILEGARDGRTVAELMASGCEVLCRDDVMEGVPEMLDDVQVEATFPDGTKLVTVHHPIP; from the coding sequence ATGCGCTTGACGCCGCACGAACAGGAGCGATTGCTGCTGTCCTACGCCGCCGATTTGGCACGCCGTCGCCGCGCCCGCGGCTTACGGCTCAATCACCCGGAGGCCGTGGCCCTCATCACCGACCACATCCTTGAGGGCGCACGCGACGGCCGCACCGTAGCGGAGCTCATGGCCAGCGGGTGCGAGGTGCTCTGCCGCGACGACGTGATGGAAGGAGTGCCCGAGATGCTCGACGATGTGCAGGTGGAGGCGACGTTCCCGGACGGCACCAAGTTGGTCACCGTCCATCACCCGATTCCATGA
- the ureG gene encoding urease accessory protein UreG: protein MTTHSHDHPHSHTDRPRRVRAPGEPLRIGVGGPVGSGKTALVAALCRQLRDDLSVAVLTNDIYTTEDADFLRKHAVLPDDRIAAVQTGGCPHTAIRDDITANLDAIDDLIAAHDGLKLILVESGGDNLTATFSLGLVDAQVFVIDVAGGDKVPRKGGPGVTYSDLLVVNKTDLAPLVGADLQVMARDAALVRDGRPTVLQSLTEDPAATEVLGWVRSQLAEADAV, encoded by the coding sequence GTGACAACACATTCCCACGATCACCCGCACTCGCATACCGATCGCCCGCGACGGGTCCGCGCACCAGGCGAGCCGTTGCGCATCGGCGTCGGTGGTCCGGTCGGCTCCGGCAAAACCGCGCTGGTCGCAGCGCTGTGCCGGCAATTGCGCGACGACCTGTCTGTGGCGGTGCTGACCAACGATATCTACACCACCGAAGACGCCGACTTCTTGCGCAAGCATGCGGTTCTACCTGATGACCGCATCGCGGCCGTGCAGACGGGCGGGTGCCCGCACACCGCGATCCGCGACGACATCACTGCGAACTTGGATGCGATAGATGACCTGATCGCGGCGCACGACGGGCTGAAGCTGATATTGGTCGAATCCGGTGGGGACAACCTGACCGCCACTTTTTCGCTGGGCTTGGTGGACGCACAAGTCTTCGTCATCGACGTCGCCGGCGGCGACAAGGTGCCGCGCAAGGGTGGGCCCGGCGTGACCTACTCGGACTTGTTGGTTGTCAACAAGACGGATCTGGCGCCGCTGGTGGGGGCCGATCTTCAGGTAATGGCACGTGACGCGGCCTTGGTGCGCGACGGGCGTCCGACGGTGTTGCAATCGCTGACCGAGGACCCCGCCGCCACTGAGGTGCTGGGATGGGTTCGTAGCCAACTGGCCGAAGCAGATGCTGTCTGA
- a CDS encoding urease accessory protein UreD translates to MLSEVLLVAAPSRLPRIDCRGGIQARCTAPDTVHLVSAAATPLGGDTIEIRVVVERGARLRLRSAAATLALPGARTPTSDTSWQVDVAGALDVDLQPTVVAGAARHLSTVAMNVHAEGRVRFCERVQIGRSGERAGFWSGTLHVDQRERPLLRHRVELGAGSLADDDLGAPRATVSELRYPTTAFAIDSSFAIDSSQRPTVLALAGGGALRTWQGERLTG, encoded by the coding sequence ATGCTGTCTGAGGTACTGCTAGTGGCCGCACCCAGCCGGCTGCCGCGCATCGACTGCCGCGGCGGCATCCAGGCACGGTGCACCGCACCCGATACCGTCCATCTCGTGTCTGCGGCCGCCACCCCGCTCGGCGGCGACACTATCGAGATCCGGGTGGTCGTTGAACGCGGGGCTCGCCTGCGGCTGCGCAGCGCGGCCGCCACCCTGGCCCTGCCAGGCGCTCGCACCCCGACGTCGGATACGAGTTGGCAGGTTGACGTGGCCGGGGCGCTGGACGTAGATCTGCAGCCCACCGTCGTCGCCGGCGCCGCCCGGCACCTGTCGACCGTGGCCATGAACGTGCACGCCGAGGGCAGGGTCCGTTTCTGCGAGCGGGTGCAAATCGGTCGATCCGGCGAACGTGCGGGATTCTGGTCCGGAACGCTGCACGTCGACCAGCGGGAACGCCCCTTGCTGCGCCATCGCGTCGAGCTGGGTGCCGGATCCCTGGCGGACGACGACCTCGGAGCGCCGCGGGCAACTGTCAGCGAATTACGCTATCCAACAACCGCTTTCGCGATCGACAGCAGCTTCGCGATCGACAGCAGCCAACGGCCGACGGTGCTGGCGTTGGCCGGTGGGGGAGCGCTGCGCACGTGGCAGGGCGAGCGGCTGACCGGCTAA
- a CDS encoding urease subunit alpha, giving the protein MTRLSRAGYAQLFGPTTGDRVRLADTDLLVEITEDRSGGPGLAGDEAVFGGGKVLRESMGQGRATRAQGAPDTVITGAVIIDYWGIIKADIGIRDGRIVAIGKAGNPDIMAGVDPGLVVGPSTEIIGGNGRIVTAGAIDCHVHLICPQVIAEALGAGTTTMVGGGTGPAEGTKATTVTPGEWHLARMLESLDSWPVNFALLGKGNTVSADALWEQLRGGAAGFKLHEDWGCTPAAIDACLTVAEAAGVQVALHSDTLNEMGFVEDTIGAIGGRSIHAYHTEGAGGGHAPDIITVASHPNVLPSSTNPTLPHTVNTLDEHLDMLMVCHHLNPRIPEDLAFAESRIRPSTMAAEDLLHDMGAISMIGSDSQAMGRVGEVVLRTWQTAHVMKALRGSLAGDGAADNNRVRRYIAKYTICPAVAHGLDGEVGSVEVGKLADLVLWEPAFFGVRPHAVLKGGVIAWGAMGDANASIPTPQPVLPRPMFGAAPTATAATSVHFVAPQAIDAGLADRIAVNRRLLAVTDVRSIGKADLPLNDAVPRIEVEPDTFTVRVEGQVWPDRPAAELPMAQRYFLF; this is encoded by the coding sequence ATGACGAGACTATCCAGGGCCGGCTACGCGCAGCTGTTCGGCCCCACGACTGGCGACCGGGTCAGACTGGCCGACACCGACCTGCTGGTGGAGATCACCGAGGACCGCAGCGGGGGACCGGGCCTGGCCGGCGACGAGGCGGTATTCGGCGGTGGCAAGGTGCTGCGCGAGTCGATGGGCCAAGGGCGGGCCACCCGGGCGCAGGGCGCGCCCGACACGGTGATCACCGGGGCGGTGATCATCGACTATTGGGGAATCATCAAGGCAGATATCGGGATTCGCGATGGCCGTATCGTGGCGATCGGCAAGGCCGGTAACCCCGACATCATGGCGGGGGTGGATCCAGGCCTGGTGGTCGGCCCGTCCACCGAGATCATCGGCGGTAACGGGCGAATCGTCACCGCGGGCGCTATCGATTGTCACGTGCACCTGATCTGTCCGCAGGTCATTGCCGAAGCCCTGGGCGCGGGGACCACGACAATGGTCGGCGGTGGCACCGGTCCCGCGGAGGGCACCAAGGCCACCACCGTCACTCCAGGCGAATGGCACCTGGCCCGAATGTTGGAGTCGCTGGATTCCTGGCCGGTGAATTTCGCGCTCCTGGGCAAGGGAAACACTGTGAGCGCCGACGCGTTGTGGGAGCAATTACGCGGCGGTGCAGCGGGTTTCAAGCTGCATGAGGACTGGGGCTGCACGCCCGCGGCCATCGACGCGTGTTTGACGGTCGCCGAGGCCGCCGGAGTGCAGGTGGCCCTGCATTCCGACACCCTCAACGAGATGGGGTTCGTCGAGGACACGATTGGCGCCATCGGTGGGCGCTCGATTCACGCCTACCACACCGAGGGCGCCGGCGGCGGCCATGCACCCGACATCATCACCGTTGCGTCCCACCCGAATGTGCTACCCAGCTCGACCAACCCGACCCTCCCGCATACGGTGAACACCCTCGACGAGCACCTGGACATGTTGATGGTCTGTCACCACCTCAACCCGCGGATACCGGAGGACTTGGCGTTCGCCGAAAGCCGGATCCGCCCGTCGACCATGGCGGCCGAGGACCTCCTGCACGACATGGGCGCGATCTCGATGATCGGCAGCGACTCGCAGGCCATGGGCCGCGTCGGCGAGGTAGTGCTGCGCACCTGGCAGACCGCGCACGTGATGAAAGCGCTCCGCGGGTCGCTGGCGGGCGACGGCGCGGCCGACAACAACAGGGTGCGCCGCTACATCGCGAAATACACCATCTGCCCGGCGGTGGCACATGGCCTGGACGGTGAGGTCGGGTCGGTGGAAGTAGGCAAGCTTGCTGACCTGGTGCTGTGGGAGCCCGCGTTTTTCGGCGTCCGCCCGCACGCCGTTCTCAAGGGCGGGGTGATCGCTTGGGGGGCGATGGGTGACGCCAACGCGTCGATACCGACGCCTCAGCCGGTGCTGCCGAGACCGATGTTCGGCGCAGCTCCCACCGCGACCGCTGCTACGTCCGTGCACTTCGTGGCGCCCCAGGCCATCGATGCCGGCCTGGCAGACCGGATCGCGGTCAACCGGCGGCTGCTTGCGGTCACCGACGTGCGCTCCATCGGCAAGGCCGATCTGCCACTCAACGATGCGGTTCCGCGGATCGAGGTCGAGCCCGACACCTTCACCGTGCGCGTCGAGGGACAGGTGTGGCCAGACCGGCCTGCCGCCGAACTGCCCATGGCGCAGCGATATTTCCTGTTCTGA
- a CDS encoding BlaI/MecI/CopY family transcriptional regulator: MAKLTRLGDLERAVMDHLWSVPEPQTVRQVHDALSVRRDLAYTTVMTVLQRLAKKNLVSQIRDDRAHRYAPVHGRDELVAGLMVDALAQAEDSGGRQAALVHFVERVGADEADALRRALAEMEASHRNPPSAGAGADD, encoded by the coding sequence ATGGCCAAGCTGACGCGGCTGGGGGATCTCGAACGCGCCGTCATGGACCACTTGTGGTCCGTCCCAGAACCCCAGACGGTACGCCAGGTCCATGACGCATTGTCGGTACGACGCGACCTTGCCTACACGACAGTGATGACCGTCTTGCAGCGGTTGGCGAAGAAGAACCTCGTCTCCCAGATTCGCGATGACCGTGCCCACCGCTATGCGCCCGTGCATGGCCGCGACGAGCTGGTAGCCGGGCTGATGGTCGACGCGCTCGCTCAGGCCGAGGATTCCGGGGGCAGACAGGCAGCGCTGGTCCATTTCGTGGAGCGCGTCGGTGCTGACGAGGCGGATGCATTGCGGCGCGCGCTGGCCGAGATGGAAGCGAGCCATCGGAATCCGCCGTCGGCTGGCGCTGGTGCGGACGACTAG